One window of Camelina sativa cultivar DH55 chromosome 4, Cs, whole genome shotgun sequence genomic DNA carries:
- the LOC104781769 gene encoding carbon catabolite repressor protein 4 homolog 2, with amino-acid sequence MLSVIRVHLPSEIPIVGCELTPYVLVRRPDKNNATDDIPESSPLEGYFLRYRWYRVQSDKKVTICSVHPTEQATLQCVFCSKRKALVAKSYHCSPKCFTDAWQHHRTLHERATAENGNEEDELVRYNSAGAGALAGTLSGSMSNLNIANNGPAPFYPSNITQKNGGETFIEVGGCKTYTPTADDIGYVLKFECVVANAETKQSVGHPSTILTSRVIPAPSPSPRKLIPVNGADVMGHLDQDGRIQSAGSFTVLSYNILSDTSASSDHYSYCPPWALSWPYRRQNLLREIVGYRADVVCLQEVQSDHFLDIFAPELDKHGYQALYKRKTNEVLSGSTNTIDGCATFFRRDRFSHVKKYDVEFNKAAQSLTDALIPQAQKRTALNRLVKDNIALIVVLEAKFGNQPTDPSGKRQLICVANTHVNVQQDLKDVKLWQVHTLLKGLEKIAASADIPMLVCGDFNTPPGSAPHTLLVMGKVDPMHPDLVVDPLNILRPHTKLTHQLPLVSAYSSLSLVRPGMGLGLEQHRRRMDLNTNEPLFTNCTRDFIGTHDYIFYTADTLTVESLLELLDEERLRKDTALPSPEWSSNHIALLAEFRCKPRTRR; translated from the exons ATGCTGAGCGTGATCCGAGTGCATCTACCTTCTGAAATTCCCATTGTGGGCTGTGAATTGACTCCTTACGTTCTCGTTCGTCGCCCCGATAAGAACAACGCCACTGACGATATCCCTGAATCCTCTCCTCTTGAAGGCTACTTCTTGAGATACcgatg GTACCGTGTACAGAGCGATAAGAAAGTAACTATTTGCAGTGTGCATCCAACGGAACAAGCCACTTTGCAATGTGTTTTCTGTTCTAAGCGTAAAGCCCTTGTTGCTAAAAGCTATCACTGTTCCCCTAAATGCTTTACCGATGCCTGGCAGCATCACAGGACTTTGCACGAGCGAGCTACTGCTGAGAACGGTAACGAGGAAGATGAGTTGGTCCGGTATAACAGTGCGGGTGCTGGGGCTCTCGCCGGGACCTTATCTGGGTCCATGTCAAATCTTAATATTGCCAACAATGGTCCAGCTCCGTTTTATCCTTCTAATATCACTCAGAAAAATGGAGGAGAGACGTTCATTGAGGTCGGGGGTTGCAAAACGTACACTCCAACAGCTGATGATATTGGCTACGTTTTGAAGTTCGAGTGTGTTGTGGCTAATGCTGAGACTAAACAGTCTGTGGGACATCCTAGTACCATTTTGACTTCACGAGTTATTCCTGCTCCTTCTCCAAGTCCCCGTAAGCTAATCCCTGTTAACGGAGCTGATGTCATGGGGCACTTAGATCAAGATGGTCGGATTCAGTCTGCAGGATCATTCACTGTTCTTTCATATAACATTCTGTCTGATACTTCTGCAAGTAGCGACCACTACAGTTACTGTCCTCCTTGGGCTCTTTCTTGGCCATACCGCAGACAGAATTTGTTAAGGGAGATTGTTGGGTATCGAGCCGATGTAGTTTGCCTGCAAGAA GTACAAAGTGATCATTTCCTTGATATTTTTGCTCCTGAGTTGGATAAGCATGGCTATCAAGCTCTCTACAAGAGGAAGACTAATGAG GTTCTCAGCGGAAGTACAAATACCATTGACGGCTGTGCAACATTTTTCCGACGGGATAGATTTTCGCATGTCAAGAAATATGAT GTTGAATTCAATAAGGCTGCTCAATCCTTGACTGATGCTCTAATCCCTCAGGCGCAGAAGAGAACTGCATTAAACCGACTGGTTAAG GATAACATTGCATTGATAGTTGTTCTTGAAGCCAAGTTTGGTAATCAACCTACTGATCCTTCTGGGAAGCGCCAGCTTATTTGTGTG GCAAACACACATGTAAATGTTCAACAAGATCTGAAGGATGTGAAACTCTGGCAG GTTCATACCTTATTAAAGGGACTGGAGAAAATAGCTGCTAGTGCTGATATTCCCATGCTTGTGTGTGGAGACTTCAATACGCCTCCCGGGAG TGCTCCTCATACACTTCTTGTAATGGGAAAGGTCGATCCAATGCATCCAGATCTGGTAGTAGATCCCCTTAATATCCTGCGTCCCCACACTAAATTGACTCATCAATTGCCTCTG GTGAGCGCGTACTCATCGCTATCGCTTGTTAGACCGGGAATGGGTCTTGGATTGGAACAACACAGAAGGAGAATGGATCTTAATACAAACGAGCCTTTGTTTACCAATTGTACAAGGGACTTCATCGGCACTCATGACTACATATTCTACACAG cgGATACATTAACGGTGGAATCTCTACTGGAATTACTGGATGAAGAGAGATTAAGAAAGGACACAGCTCTTCCTTCCCCCGAATGGTCTTCTAATCACATTGCACTCTTAGCTGAATTTCGTTGCAAGCCTAGGACCAGACGCTAA
- the LOC104784166 gene encoding pentatricopeptide repeat-containing protein At3g58590-like gives MNLSCRDLVNHNDRLVSLLNVCRKAPSFARTKALHALSITLCYALQQPVYISNNIICLYEKLGDVSFAGKVFDQMPERNKVSFNTIIKGYSRCRDAEKAWGVFSDMRYSGYLPNQSTVSGLLSCASFDVYAGTQLHGLSFKYGLFMDDAYVGTCLLCLYGRLELLEMAKQVFDDMPFKSLETWNHMMSLLGHRGFLKECMFLFRELVRKGACLSDCSFLGVLSGVSCENDLVICKQLHCSAMKKGLACEISVVNYLISKYGKCGNTHMAERMFEEAGSWDAVSWNSIIGATAKGENPLKALKLFVSMPEHGFSPNQGAYVSALSASSHMQIFSFGCQIHGTLIKNGFETDILLGNALIDFYAKCGSLEGARLCFDSVRDKNIVCWNTLLWGYANKDGSICLSLFLQMLQMGFMPTEYTLSTALKSCCVIELQQLHSVIVRMGYENNEYVLSSLMRSYAKNQLMSDALLLLDWSSGTSSVVPLNIVAGMYSRTGQYHESVKLISTLEQPDTVSWNIAIAACSRSDNYGEAIELFKHMLQSNIRPDNYTYVSILSLSSKLCDLTLGSSIHSGIIKTDFSRADTFVSNVLIDMYGKCGSIRSVIKVFEETRDKNLITWTTLISSLGIHGYGREAFKMFKQSLSLGFMPDRVSFISMLTACRHSGMVKEGMDLFQKMKVYGVEPEMDHYRCAVDLLARNGYLKEAEHLIHGMPFPADAPVWRTFLDGCNRFAEEQRNTLNVVSFQ, from the coding sequence ATGAACCTCAGCTGTCGAGATCTCGTCAATCACAACGATCGTCTAGTTAGTTTACTCAATGTCTGCAGAAAAGCTCCTTCCTTTGCAAGGACCAAAGCTCTTCACGCTCTCTCCATCACGTTATGCTATGCCCTTCAGCAGCCTGTTTATATCTCCAACAACATTATCTGTCTTTATGAGAAGCTTGGCGATGTATCTTTTGCAGGCAAAGTGTTTGATCAAATGCCTGAGAGAAATAAAGTGTCTTTCAACACGATCATCAAAGGGTACAGCAGATGCAGGGATGCAGAGAAAGCCTGGGGTGTATTCTCTGATATGAGGTATTCTGGATATTTGCCGAATCAGTCAACAGTGAGTGGTTTATTGTCCTGTGCATCGTTTGATGTTTATGCTGGAACTCAGTTACACGGTTTGAGCTTTAAGTATGGCTTGTTTATGGATGATGCTTATGttggtacttgtttgttgtgtttgtatGGGAGGCTTGAGTTGCTGGAAATGGCGAAACAGGTTTTTGATGATATGCCGTTTAAGAGCTTGGAAACATGGAACCATATGATGTCTTTGTTGGGGCATCGTGGTTTTCTCAAAGAATGCATGTTTCTGTTCCGTGAGCTTGTTAGGAAGGGGGCTTGTTTATCTGATTGCTCTTTCTTGGGTGTATTGTCGGGTGTTTCTTGTGAAAATGACTTGGTAATATGCAAACAGTTGCACTGCTCAGCAATGAAAAAAGGGTTAGCTTGTGAAATTTCCGTCGTTAACTATCTCATCAGTAAATATGGAAAATGTGGCAACACACATATGGCAGAGAGAATGTTTGAGGAGGCAGGTTCCTGGGATGCAGTGTCATGGAACTCCATAATTGGTGCAACAGCCAAAGGTGAGAACCCTTTAAAAGCACTCAAACTCTTTGTAAGTATGCCAGAGCATGGGTTTTCCCCGAACCAAGGTGCATATGTTAGTGCTCTTAGTGCGTCTTCTCATATGCAGATATTTAGTTTCGGATGCCAGATTCATGGCACGCTAATCAAGAATGGCTTTGAAACTGACATTCTTTTAGGGAATGCACTAATCGACTTTTATGCTAAATGTGGTAGTCTGGAAGGTGCCCGCCTATGCTTCGACTCTGTACGTGATAAGAACATTGTATGTTGGAATACATTGCTTTGGGGTTATGCCAATAAAGATGGTTCCATttgtctctctttgtttcttcaaatgCTTCAAATGGGTTTCATGCCAACTGAATATACTCTTTCGACAGCACTTAAATCATGTTGTGTCATTGAGTTACAACAGCTGCACTCTGTTATTGTGAGAATGGgatatgaaaataatgaatatGTGTTAAGCTCTCTCATGAGATCCTACGCCAAGAATCAACTGATGAGTGATGCTCTTCTTCTGCTGGATTGGTCTAGTGGGACATCTTCTGTTGTCCCACTTAACATTGTCGCCGGAATGTATAGCAGAACAGGTCAGTACCATGAATCTGTGAAGCTGATTTCGACATTAGAACAACCCGACACTGTATCTTGGAACATTGCAATAGCAGCTTGCTCCCGTTCTGATAATTATGGAGAAGCTATTGAACTTTTCAAACACATGCTTCAATCAAACATTCGCCCTGATAATTACACATACGTTAGTATCTTAAGTTTGAGCTCTAAGCTCTGTGACCTTACGCTTGGGAGTTCTATTCACAGTGGAATCATCAAAACAGATTTCAGCCGTGCTGACACATTTGTTTCCAATGTATTGATTGACATGTATGGGAAATGCGGAAGCATTAGGAGTGTAATTAAAGTCTTTGAAGAAACAAGAGACAAGAATCTCATTACATGGACGACACTGATTTCGTCTCTTGGCATCCATGGATATGGACGTGAGGCATTTAAAATGTTTAAGCAATCGCTATCTCTAGGTTTTATGCCAGATCGAGTCTCTTTCATCTCTATGCTAACTGCTTGCAGACATAGTGGAATGGTAAAAGAAGGAATGGATTTGTTTCAGAAAATGAAGGTTTATGGTGTTGAACCAGAAATGGATCATTATCGTTGTGCCGTTGATCTTTTGGCTAGAAATGGTTACCTAAAGGAAGCCGAGCATCTGATTCATGGAATGCCATTCCCTGCAGATGCACCTGTATGGCGTACGTTTCTTGATGGTTGCAATCGATTTGCAGAAGAACAGAGAAACACTCTCAATGTCGTCTCTTTTCAGTAG